One genomic segment of Balaenoptera musculus isolate JJ_BM4_2016_0621 chromosome 11, mBalMus1.pri.v3, whole genome shotgun sequence includes these proteins:
- the SEC61A1 gene encoding protein transport protein Sec61 subunit alpha — MAIKFLEVIKPFCVILPEIQKPERKIQFKEKVLWTAITLFIFLVCCQIPLFGIMSSDSADPFYWMRVILASNRGTLMELGISPIVTSGLIMQLLAGAKIIEVGDTPKDRALFNGAQKLFGMIITIGQSIVYVMTGMYGDPSEMGAGICLLITIQLFVAGLIVLLLDELLQKGYGLGSGISLFIATNICETIVWKAFSPTTVNTGRGMEFEGAIIALFHLLATRTDKVRALREAFYRQNLPNLMNLIATIFVFAVVIYFQGFRVDLPIKSARYRGQYNTYPIKLFYTSNIPIILQSALVSNLYVISQMLSARFSGNLLVSLLGTWSDTSSGGPARAYPVGGLCYYLSPPESFGSVLEDPVHAVVYIVFMLGSCAFFSKTWIEVSGSSAKDVAKQLKEQQMVMRGHRETSMVHELNRYIPTAAAFGGLCIGALSVLADFLGAIGSGTGILLAVTIIYQYFEIFVKEQSEVGSMGALLF; from the exons ATGGCGA TCAAGTTTCTGGAAGTCATCAAGCCCTTCTGTGTCATCTTGCCCGAAATTCAGAAGCCGGAGCGGAAG ATTCAGTTTAAGGAGAAAGTGCTATGGACCGCCATCACCCTCTTCATCTTCTTGGTGTGCTGCCAG ATCCCCCTGTTTGGAATCATGTCTTCAGACTCAGCCGACCCTTTCTATTGGATGAGAGTGATCCTCGCCTCTAACAGAG GCACACTGATGGAGCTGGGTATCTCTCCCATTGTCACCTCCGGCCTCATCATGCAGCTCTTGGCTGGCGCCAAAATAATTGAAGTTGGTGATACCCCGAAAGACCGAGCCCTCTTCAATGGAGCCCAGAAGT TGTTTGGCATGATCATTACCATCGGCCAGTCCATCGTGTATGTGATGACAGGGATGTACGGAGACCCTTCTGAAATGGGTGCTGGGATCTGCCTGTTGATCACCATACAG CTCTTTGTTGCTGGCCTAATTGTCCTGCTTTTGGATGAACTTCTGCAAAAGGGGTACGGCCTGGGCTCTGGGATCTCCCTCTTCATTGCCACAAACATCTGCGAGACCATCGTGTGGAAGGCGTTCAGCCCCACCACCGTCAACACCGGCCGAG GAATGGAGTTTGAGGGCGCCATCATTGCACTGTTCCACCTGCTGGCCACACGCACAGACAAGGTCCGGGCCCTTCGTGAGGCGTTCTACCGCCAGAATCTCCCCAACCTCATGAATCTGATCGCCACCATCTTTGTCTTTGCAGTGGTCATCTACTTCCAG GGCTTCCGCGTGGACCTGCCCATCAAGTCGGCCCGCTACCGAGGCCAGTACAACACCTACCCCATCAAGCTCTTCTACACCTCCAACATCCCCATCATCCTGCAGTCCGCCCTCGTCTCCAACCTCTACGTCATCTCCCAGATGCTGTCCGCCCGTTTCAGTGGCAACCTGCTGGTCAGCCTGCTGGGCACCTGGTCG GACACTTCCTCTGGCGGCCCAGCACGTGCCTATCCCGTTGGCGGCCTTTGCTATTACCTGTCTCCTCCCGAGTCTTTCGGCTCCGTGTTGGAAGACCCCGTCCACGCCGTCGTGTACATAGTGTTCATGCTGGGCTCCTGCGCCTTCTTCTCCAAGACGTGGATTGAGGTCTCGGGCTCCTCTGCCAAAGAC GTTGCAAAGCAGCTGAAGGAGCAGCAGATGGTGATGAGGGGCCACCGAGAGACGTCCATGGTCCACGAGCTCAACCG GTACATCCCCACGGCCGCGGCCTTCGGCGGGCTTTGCATCGGGGCCCTCTCCGTGCTGGCTGACTTCCTGGGTGCCATTGGGTCTGGAACCGGCATCCTGCTTGCGGTTACCATCATCTACCAGTACTTTGAAATCTTCGTCAAGGAGCAGAGTGAGGTCGGCAGCATGGGGGCCCTTCTGTTCTGA